In a genomic window of Gloeocapsopsis dulcis:
- the tnpA gene encoding IS200/IS605 family transposase, translating into MQPRKGSHSVYSIHLHLVFVTKYRRKAISAPMLERMNEIFAQVCRKTNSILVEFSGESDHIHALVDLHPDNNISAFIGSLKSASSRILRKEFESHLGQFYNKPVLWSGSYYVASTGGAPIEKIKAYIKSQEVPD; encoded by the coding sequence ATGCAACCTAGAAAAGGTTCACACTCTGTTTACTCAATTCACCTCCACCTTGTTTTTGTTACTAAGTATCGACGTAAAGCTATATCTGCTCCTATGCTGGAACGGATGAATGAAATATTTGCGCAGGTATGCCGCAAGACTAACTCTATACTTGTCGAGTTTTCAGGGGAGTCAGACCACATACACGCATTAGTTGATTTACACCCAGACAACAATATATCTGCTTTTATCGGCAGTTTAAAAAGCGCATCTAGTCGAATTTTGCGTAAAGAGTTTGAATCCCATTTGGGACAGTTTTACAACAAGCCAGTGCTGTGGTCTGGCTCCTATTATGTAGCGTCAACTGGAGGCGCACCAATTGAGAAAATCAAAGCTTATATCAAGTCACAGGAAGTCCCAGATTAG
- a CDS encoding transposase: MSLMLTRRVTFRLYPTRSQQDILHYWCKLHCSLYNAAVYNRKTQYQKFGHSVSYFEQQNCLPAFKEVWTEYKPLGSHALQATLKRVDFAFTRFFKGLGGYPKFKASRHYSGWTYPDKQSWKAHTTGVNGSLELANLGSIAMRGKARTWGTPTTCTVLCRNGKWYASITVQCEPTRETGSGAVGIDLGCKDVITLSTGEKIAKPDFIKEGQQKVKAASQRLRRKRAPNRNKKIKASRRWRKARQQVSKLQRKVACQRENWLHQTTSSIVSSNSLVAGEQLNVKGMTRKGKKRKKQKAGLNRSILEVGFGTIGDLLTYKQSEAGGFYVESPTKILKPTQRCAKCWELTPKTLTDRVHVCSNPACQHTEDRDINAAQVNLIWTRGKELASSVVESSSSTSCGSMKQLGALRRQKLAVQRSNGE, encoded by the coding sequence ATGAGTCTTATGCTAACACGTCGCGTTACCTTCAGACTTTACCCAACTCGTAGCCAGCAGGACATTCTACACTACTGGTGCAAGTTGCATTGCAGTTTGTATAACGCGGCAGTGTATAACCGAAAAACCCAGTATCAAAAGTTCGGTCACTCTGTTTCCTACTTTGAGCAGCAAAACTGTTTGCCTGCCTTCAAGGAAGTATGGACGGAGTACAAGCCCCTCGGTTCTCATGCCCTCCAAGCGACATTAAAGCGAGTGGATTTTGCTTTTACCCGATTCTTTAAAGGATTGGGCGGCTACCCTAAATTCAAGGCTTCTCGCCACTATTCGGGATGGACTTACCCAGACAAGCAATCTTGGAAAGCACATACTACCGGAGTTAACGGCAGCTTAGAGTTAGCCAACTTGGGAAGTATCGCCATGAGGGGCAAGGCTAGGACGTGGGGAACGCCAACTACTTGCACAGTCCTTTGTCGCAATGGGAAATGGTACGCATCGATTACGGTGCAGTGCGAACCCACAAGAGAGACTGGGAGTGGTGCAGTCGGTATCGATTTGGGGTGTAAGGATGTGATTACTCTCTCTACTGGGGAGAAGATTGCTAAACCTGACTTTATCAAAGAGGGGCAGCAAAAAGTCAAGGCTGCATCTCAGAGGTTGAGACGCAAACGCGCCCCCAACCGCAATAAAAAGATTAAAGCTTCACGTCGATGGCGCAAGGCAAGGCAGCAGGTTTCTAAACTACAACGCAAAGTAGCCTGTCAGCGCGAAAACTGGCTACATCAAACAACCAGCAGCATAGTTAGCAGTAATAGCCTAGTCGCTGGGGAACAACTTAATGTTAAAGGTATGACCCGCAAGGGGAAGAAGCGAAAAAAGCAAAAAGCAGGACTAAACCGAAGCATCTTGGAAGTCGGCTTTGGCACGATTGGAGATTTGCTTACCTACAAGCAATCAGAGGCAGGCGGATTCTACGTCGAGTCCCCCACCAAAATTCTAAAGCCAACGCAACGGTGCGCTAAGTGTTGGGAACTAACACCCAAAACATTAACTGACAGGGTTCATGTTTGCTCTAATCCTGCTTGCCAGCATACCGAAGACAGAGACATTAACGCTGCCCAAGTTAATTTAATTTGGACAAGGGGTAAGGAACTTGCCTCTTCAGTCGTGGAGTCGTCTAGCTCTACTTCGTGCGGAAGCATGAAGCAACTAGGGGCGTTGAGACGACAGAAACTCGCCGTTCAACGAAGTAACGGTGAGTAG